Proteins encoded in a region of the Mycolicibacterium neoaurum genome:
- the kstR gene encoding cholesterol catabolism transcriptional regulator KstR produces MSSPAQPGSGSDSPRQVMAVAVLSESELGSEAQRERRKRILDATLAIASKGGYEAVQMRAVAERADVAVGTLYRYFPSKVHLLVSALGREFERIDAKSDRATLTGGTPYERLNVMVGRLNRSMQRNPLLTEAMTRAFVFADASAAGEVDHVGKLMDSMFARAMSDGEPTEDQYHIARVISDVWLSNLLAWLTRRASATDVAKRLDLAVRLLIGDGEQPKV; encoded by the coding sequence ATGTCATCGCCAGCACAACCCGGATCGGGTTCTGATTCACCTCGACAGGTGATGGCCGTGGCCGTGCTGTCCGAATCCGAACTCGGGTCCGAGGCCCAGCGGGAACGACGTAAGCGCATCCTGGATGCCACCTTGGCCATCGCCTCCAAGGGCGGTTACGAGGCGGTCCAGATGCGCGCGGTGGCCGAACGCGCCGATGTCGCGGTCGGCACCCTGTACCGCTACTTCCCGTCGAAGGTGCACCTGCTGGTGTCGGCCCTGGGCCGGGAGTTCGAACGCATCGACGCCAAATCCGACCGGGCCACGCTCACCGGCGGAACACCCTACGAGCGGCTCAACGTGATGGTGGGCAGGCTGAACCGGTCCATGCAGCGCAACCCGCTGCTCACCGAGGCCATGACCCGCGCCTTCGTCTTCGCCGATGCCTCGGCCGCCGGTGAGGTCGATCATGTCGGCAAACTCATGGACTCGATGTTCGCCCGCGCGATGAGCGATGGAGAACCCACCGAGGACCAGTACCACATCGCCAGGGTCATCTCCGATGTCTGGCTGTCCAACCTGCTGGCCTGGTTGACCCGGCGCGCCTCGGCCACCGATGTCGCCAAACGCCTGGATCTCGCGGTGCGACTCCTGATCGGGGACGGCGAACAACCTAAGGTGTGA
- the otsB gene encoding trehalose-phosphatase — translation MFDTGLRRALIEAADTPRLLVTSDFDGTLAPIVADPADARPLPEAATALEALAALPGTAAALISGRELAVLRELSAASPAVHAVGSHGAEFDTGFVHDIDAELLGEIIATLRSIAENRPGVAVETKPASVALHVRNASIADGEAALAAAHEAAATWDAHLTEGKSVLEFAVVVTDKGEALDVLRDRCAATAVVFLGDDVTDEKAFRRMRKGDIGVKVGPGESLAEFRVDSPTDVAAVLGMLAEERTRRLA, via the coding sequence GTGTTCGACACCGGTCTGCGGCGGGCCCTCATCGAGGCCGCCGACACCCCCCGCCTGCTCGTCACCTCCGACTTCGACGGCACACTCGCGCCGATCGTGGCCGATCCCGCTGATGCCCGACCACTCCCCGAGGCGGCAACCGCACTCGAGGCGCTGGCGGCACTTCCCGGTACCGCCGCGGCCCTGATCTCCGGACGCGAACTCGCGGTGCTGAGGGAGCTGTCCGCCGCGTCACCCGCCGTGCATGCCGTCGGTAGCCATGGCGCCGAGTTCGACACCGGATTCGTCCACGATATCGACGCCGAACTGCTGGGCGAGATCATCGCGACACTGCGCTCCATCGCAGAGAACCGCCCCGGAGTCGCAGTGGAGACCAAACCGGCCAGCGTCGCGCTGCACGTACGCAACGCATCCATCGCCGACGGCGAAGCGGCACTCGCGGCGGCCCACGAGGCGGCCGCGACGTGGGATGCGCACCTGACCGAGGGCAAGTCGGTCCTGGAGTTCGCGGTGGTGGTCACCGACAAGGGCGAGGCGCTCGACGTGCTGCGGGACCGTTGTGCCGCAACGGCTGTGGTGTTCCTCGGCGATGACGTCACCGACGAGAAGGCATTCCGGCGGATGCGCAAGGGGGATATCGGGGTCAAGGTAGGCCCAGGGGAAAGCCTGGCCGAATTCCGGGTCGACTCCCCCACCGACGTCGCCGCGGTGCTGGGAATGCTCGCCGAGGAGCGCACCCGTCGGCTTGCCTGA
- a CDS encoding class I SAM-dependent methyltransferase: protein MTKTPHSTLVFDEWDERYTAFLDRLPARRPNPAIVAETASLPAGTALDIGCGLGADAVYLAGRGWQVTALDVSRVALEQAAAAAATAGVRVSWVRNRLEDMEVPAGGFDLVTAHYPALLRTPDGAAGTALLSAVAPRGTLLVVHHADIDVELAKSHGFDPAMYLLHDDVRALFDDRWEVRVERGRRREVPAGADGQHTHDDIIVARLLSPEDQTSDRG, encoded by the coding sequence ATGACCAAAACACCGCATTCCACACTGGTTTTCGACGAGTGGGACGAGCGCTACACCGCCTTCTTGGACCGGCTGCCCGCACGTCGACCCAACCCTGCCATCGTGGCCGAGACGGCCAGCCTCCCCGCCGGTACGGCTTTGGATATCGGTTGTGGACTCGGCGCCGATGCGGTGTATCTGGCGGGCAGGGGCTGGCAGGTGACCGCGCTGGACGTGTCGCGGGTGGCACTCGAACAGGCGGCCGCAGCCGCCGCCACGGCCGGCGTTCGGGTGAGCTGGGTGCGAAATCGACTGGAAGACATGGAGGTTCCTGCCGGCGGCTTCGATCTGGTGACAGCGCACTATCCCGCGCTGTTGCGCACACCGGACGGCGCGGCGGGAACGGCGTTGCTCTCGGCCGTGGCCCCAAGGGGAACGCTGCTGGTGGTCCACCACGCCGATATCGATGTCGAGTTGGCCAAATCGCACGGGTTCGATCCGGCGATGTATCTGCTCCACGACGATGTCCGCGCACTGTTCGACGACCGGTGGGAGGTGCGAGTCGAGCGTGGCCGACGCCGGGAGGTTCCTGCCGGCGCGGATGGCCAGCACACCCATGACGACATCATCGTTGCGCGACTGCTCAGCCCGGAGGACCAGACGTCCGACCGCGGATGA
- a CDS encoding LacI family DNA-binding transcriptional regulator — protein sequence MSRSPGPRRRATLASLAAELNVSRTTVSNAYNRPDQLSADLRERVLAAAKELGYPGPDPVARSLRTRRAGAVGLMITEPLNYSFSDPAALDFVAGLAESCEVAGQGLLLIAVGPNRSVEDGTAAVLSAGVDGFVVYSASDDDPYLPVLLQRQLPIVIVDQPIDVPGASRVGIDDRAAMRQLAEYVIGLGHREIGLLTMRLGREWPLETTAPMVADPERLDSPHFHVQCERVHGVYDAMTAAGLDPASLTVVESYEHLPGSGGAAAEVALAANPRITALMCTADVLALSAMDHLRARGIFVPGQLTVTGFDGVPEALARGLTTVSQPGMEKGRRAGELLHHPPRSGLPVVELLDTEVIRGRTSGPPG from the coding sequence ATGTCCCGAAGTCCGGGTCCGCGGAGGCGGGCGACGCTGGCTTCGCTGGCCGCCGAACTCAATGTCTCGCGCACCACCGTCTCCAACGCCTACAACCGGCCCGACCAGTTATCGGCCGATCTGCGTGAGCGGGTGCTCGCCGCGGCCAAGGAACTCGGCTACCCGGGCCCCGACCCGGTGGCGCGGTCGCTGCGCACCCGGCGCGCCGGGGCGGTGGGGCTGATGATCACCGAGCCGTTGAACTACTCGTTCAGTGACCCGGCTGCGCTGGATTTCGTTGCCGGGCTTGCCGAATCGTGCGAGGTGGCCGGCCAGGGCCTGCTGCTGATCGCGGTCGGCCCCAACCGCAGCGTCGAGGACGGTACCGCAGCGGTGCTGTCGGCCGGGGTCGATGGGTTCGTGGTCTACTCGGCATCCGATGACGATCCGTATCTGCCGGTGTTGCTACAGCGTCAGCTGCCCATCGTCATCGTCGATCAGCCGATCGACGTCCCTGGCGCATCGCGGGTGGGCATCGACGATCGCGCCGCGATGCGGCAACTGGCCGAGTATGTGATCGGGCTGGGACACCGGGAGATCGGCCTGCTGACAATGCGACTGGGGCGGGAATGGCCGCTGGAGACCACCGCGCCGATGGTCGCGGACCCGGAACGGCTGGATTCGCCGCACTTCCACGTGCAGTGCGAGCGCGTGCACGGCGTGTACGACGCGATGACGGCTGCCGGTCTGGATCCGGCGAGCCTCACCGTCGTCGAGAGCTACGAGCATCTTCCCGGCTCCGGCGGGGCGGCCGCCGAAGTGGCGCTGGCTGCGAACCCTCGCATCACCGCGCTGATGTGCACCGCGGACGTGCTTGCCCTCTCGGCGATGGATCATCTGCGCGCGCGGGGAATCTTCGTGCCGGGACAGCTGACGGTGACGGGTTTCGATGGGGTGCCCGAGGCGCTGGCCCGTGGGCTGACGACGGTCTCGCAGCCCGGTATGGAGAAGGGTCGCCGCGCCGGGGAATTGCTGCATCATCCGCCGCGCTCCGGTCTGCCGGTCGTCGAGCTGCTCGACACCGAGGTCATCCGCGGTCGGACGTCTGGTCCTCCGGGCTGA
- a CDS encoding metal ABC transporter permease, with amino-acid sequence MTTSVLALGYQQNWWDILTSAFMRNALIGGTLVALAAGLIGYFIIVRNTAFAAHALAHIGLPGATGAVLLGLPAGLGLGVFCVGGALVIGAMGKRAGDREVTTGTVLALATAFGLFFNSLATKNSSTLTNVLFGNLLAITHEQLLTFAALLAAIAVAVVVIYRPLLFASVNPQVAEAKGVPVRMLSVLFMALLGVAVTMAVQAVGTLLLFALIVTPAATAIMLTAQPLAAMAISTGISLSSVWLGLGVSAVFNLPPSFVIVTIACLVWLVVWAGSRITNREPSHR; translated from the coding sequence GTGACGACGAGCGTCCTCGCACTGGGCTATCAGCAGAACTGGTGGGACATCCTGACTTCGGCGTTCATGCGCAACGCGTTGATCGGTGGCACCCTCGTCGCACTGGCCGCAGGCCTGATCGGCTACTTCATCATCGTGCGCAATACGGCCTTCGCCGCGCACGCGCTGGCCCATATCGGTTTGCCCGGTGCCACCGGTGCCGTCTTGCTCGGGCTTCCGGCGGGGCTTGGTCTCGGAGTCTTCTGTGTCGGCGGAGCGCTGGTCATCGGCGCGATGGGTAAACGCGCGGGGGACCGTGAGGTGACCACCGGCACCGTGCTGGCACTGGCCACCGCCTTCGGGTTGTTCTTCAACTCGCTGGCGACCAAGAACTCCTCGACGTTGACCAATGTGCTGTTCGGCAATCTGCTGGCCATCACCCACGAGCAACTGCTCACCTTCGCCGCCCTGCTGGCCGCGATCGCCGTGGCGGTGGTCGTCATCTACCGACCGCTGTTGTTCGCCTCGGTCAATCCACAGGTGGCCGAGGCGAAGGGGGTGCCGGTACGGATGCTGTCGGTGCTCTTCATGGCGCTGTTGGGGGTTGCGGTGACGATGGCAGTGCAGGCCGTCGGCACGCTGTTGCTCTTCGCGCTCATCGTGACACCGGCGGCCACCGCGATCATGCTGACGGCGCAGCCGTTGGCGGCCATGGCGATCTCGACGGGCATCAGCCTGAGCTCGGTGTGGCTCGGCCTCGGCGTCTCGGCGGTGTTCAACCTGCCGCCCAGTTTCGTTATCGTGACCATCGCCTGTCTGGTCTGGCTGGTGGTCTGGGCCGGTAGCCGGATAACGAACCGAGAACCGTCGCACCGTTGA
- a CDS encoding ABC transporter ATP-binding protein, translated as MSEPALVFDDVSVVRGGRLIWSEGSFAIPAGGIVALIGPNGSGKSTMLSAILGLLPVASGAIRVLGAKPGVNNDVIGYVPQDYVAGAGEAIRARDAVTLGLTGRRWGVHRTTRADRAAVQEALTAVEADDFADRRVSQLSGGQRQRIALANALVSRPRLLILDEPLAALDLRNQHEIVALLARLNADFAVTILVVAHDLNPLLSVLSSAIYLLDGHAHHAPIDDVIDADLLTHLYGTRIQVANTLQGRMYMRSGQ; from the coding sequence GTGTCCGAACCCGCGCTCGTGTTCGATGATGTGAGCGTCGTCCGCGGCGGCCGGCTCATCTGGTCCGAGGGCAGCTTCGCCATCCCCGCCGGCGGCATCGTCGCCCTCATCGGGCCCAACGGCTCCGGCAAGTCGACCATGCTGTCGGCGATCCTCGGGTTGCTACCCGTGGCGTCGGGCGCGATCCGCGTGCTGGGCGCCAAGCCGGGTGTCAACAACGACGTGATCGGTTATGTACCGCAGGATTACGTTGCAGGCGCCGGGGAGGCGATCCGGGCGCGTGACGCCGTGACGCTGGGCCTGACCGGCAGGCGCTGGGGTGTACACCGCACCACGCGCGCGGACCGGGCTGCCGTACAGGAAGCACTGACCGCCGTGGAGGCCGACGATTTCGCCGACCGCCGGGTGTCACAGCTCTCCGGAGGGCAGCGGCAACGCATCGCGCTGGCCAACGCCTTGGTATCCCGCCCGCGATTGCTGATCCTCGATGAACCGCTGGCCGCCCTCGACCTGCGAAATCAGCATGAGATCGTCGCCCTGCTGGCCCGGCTCAACGCCGATTTCGCGGTGACGATTCTTGTTGTCGCGCACGACCTCAACCCGCTGCTCTCGGTGCTCAGCAGTGCGATCTACCTGCTCGACGGGCACGCTCACCATGCCCCGATCGATGATGTCATCGACGCTGACCTGCTGACCCATCTGTACGGCACCCGGATCCAGGTGGCCAACACCCTGCAGGGCCGGATGTACATGCGGAGCGGGCAGTGA
- a CDS encoding metal ABC transporter solute-binding protein, Zn/Mn family, with protein sequence MQTVIVIAVTHTPRMLAAIALALPFALAACGSGDQTPVASEAATADCPTTPVRVVVSVDQWGQIVSALGGACAEVTTVLAGSSVDPHDFEPAPSDAADFQGAQLVVVNGGHYDEWATKLAQSTAPDAPVVNAIDILGGEHEGHDHEGAGHEEPGHEGHDHADGTNPHAWYSPVAVTDVAEAVTAKLTELAPAAGDYFAGKQTEFTQSMQPYRSLIDKIKDGAAGKTYAATESLFDDMAAALELQNRTPQGYQVASSNETDPSPADLDAFLRLLGDRGVDVLIYNTQTEGSVPEQVRAAAEAAGVPVVNVTETIAPGAETFEAWQVNQLTALAEALGIST encoded by the coding sequence ATGCAAACGGTTATCGTTATCGCCGTGACGCACACGCCCCGCATGCTTGCCGCCATCGCGCTGGCACTCCCGTTCGCTCTGGCCGCCTGTGGTTCCGGCGACCAGACCCCCGTCGCATCTGAAGCGGCAACCGCGGATTGCCCGACCACCCCGGTTCGGGTGGTCGTCAGCGTCGATCAATGGGGGCAGATCGTCTCGGCCCTCGGCGGCGCCTGTGCCGAGGTCACCACCGTGCTGGCCGGCTCGTCGGTGGATCCGCACGACTTCGAACCGGCGCCCTCGGACGCCGCGGATTTCCAGGGCGCGCAACTGGTCGTCGTCAACGGCGGGCACTACGACGAATGGGCCACCAAGCTCGCGCAGAGCACGGCGCCCGACGCGCCCGTGGTGAATGCGATCGACATTCTCGGCGGTGAGCACGAGGGGCACGATCACGAGGGTGCGGGCCACGAAGAGCCCGGCCATGAGGGCCATGACCATGCCGACGGAACCAATCCGCACGCCTGGTACAGCCCCGTCGCAGTGACCGATGTCGCGGAAGCGGTCACCGCCAAACTCACCGAGCTGGCCCCGGCCGCCGGTGACTACTTCGCCGGGAAGCAGACCGAGTTCACCCAATCGATGCAGCCTTACCGCTCCCTCATCGACAAGATCAAGGACGGTGCCGCGGGGAAGACTTACGCGGCCACCGAAAGCCTCTTCGACGATATGGCTGCCGCTCTCGAACTGCAGAACCGCACCCCGCAGGGCTATCAGGTGGCCTCGTCGAACGAGACCGATCCGTCCCCGGCCGATCTCGACGCCTTCCTCCGGTTGCTCGGCGACCGGGGTGTCGATGTCCTGATCTACAACACCCAGACCGAGGGTTCGGTGCCCGAGCAGGTCCGTGCGGCCGCCGAGGCCGCCGGCGTGCCGGTGGTGAATGTCACCGAAACGATTGCGCCGGGCGCCGAGACGTTCGAGGCTTGGCAGGTGAACCAACTCACCGCCCTCGCCGAGGCTCTCGGCATCTCGACCTAG
- a CDS encoding GTP-binding protein → MTAPLPVTVLSGFLGAGKTTLLNHILANRDGLRVAVIVNDMSEVNIDAALIAGQGHLERSEEKLVELTNGCICCTLREDLVEAVGALARQNRFDHLVIESTGISEPMPVAATFEWEFEDGFQLGRLAKLDTLVTVVDASTFLTEVVRGEALAERDLAAGEGDARSIADLLTDQVEFADVILLNKTDLVSAATLDTVETLLRRLNPSAKLIRTDHGVVDTSEVLGTGLFDPEAAASTPGWDEEIADGHTPETEEYGISSMTYRSDRPFHPQRLSEALGQVTRVLRSKGFCWIASRPTIAAIWSQAGPNLVIEPAQYWSGTEIAAGQEIVFIGIKLDRDKVTGLLDAALLTDAELAAGPDVWRDYPDPLPTWAVAQQHSH, encoded by the coding sequence ATGACAGCCCCGTTACCCGTCACCGTCCTGTCCGGCTTCCTCGGCGCAGGCAAGACGACCCTGCTCAACCACATCCTGGCCAACCGCGACGGACTCCGCGTGGCGGTCATCGTCAACGACATGAGCGAGGTCAACATCGATGCCGCCCTGATCGCCGGACAGGGTCACCTCGAACGATCCGAGGAAAAGCTCGTCGAACTGACCAACGGCTGCATCTGCTGCACCCTGCGCGAGGACCTGGTCGAGGCCGTCGGTGCGCTCGCCCGGCAGAACCGCTTCGACCACCTGGTCATCGAATCGACCGGGATCTCCGAACCCATGCCGGTCGCGGCCACCTTCGAGTGGGAGTTCGAGGACGGTTTCCAGCTCGGGCGGTTGGCCAAGCTCGACACCCTGGTGACCGTGGTGGACGCGTCGACCTTCCTGACCGAGGTGGTGCGCGGAGAGGCACTGGCCGAGCGTGACCTGGCCGCGGGCGAGGGCGACGCGCGCAGCATCGCCGACCTACTGACCGATCAGGTCGAGTTCGCCGATGTCATCCTGCTCAACAAGACCGATCTGGTATCCGCGGCCACCCTCGACACGGTCGAAACCCTGCTGCGCAGGCTCAATCCGAGCGCCAAGCTGATCAGGACCGATCACGGTGTGGTGGACACCTCCGAGGTGCTGGGCACCGGGCTGTTCGATCCCGAAGCCGCCGCCTCGACCCCGGGCTGGGACGAGGAGATCGCCGACGGTCACACCCCGGAGACCGAGGAGTACGGCATCAGCTCGATGACCTATCGGTCCGACCGGCCGTTCCATCCACAACGCCTGAGCGAGGCGCTGGGTCAGGTCACCAGGGTATTGCGCAGCAAGGGATTCTGTTGGATCGCGAGCCGACCCACCATCGCCGCCATCTGGTCGCAGGCGGGTCCGAACCTGGTGATCGAACCCGCCCAGTACTGGTCGGGCACCGAGATCGCAGCGGGCCAGGAGATCGTGTTCATCGGCATCAAGCTCGACCGGGACAAGGTCACCGGGCTGCTCGACGCGGCACTGCTGACCGATGCCGAACTGGCCGCCGGGCCGGATGTCTGGCGCGACTATCCGGATCCGTTGCCGACCTGGGCCGTGGCACAACAGCATTCACACTAG
- the aztD gene encoding zinc metallochaperone AztD produces the protein MSHSRWMYRVGAVTCAAVALTACSSGGDNAGSPTPSDGASDSAAAGAPIVEPLVATYDGGLYVLDGRTLEVEQDIPLDGFLRVNPAGDSAHVLVTTSAGFRILDAASGRLTEDTFPAVDAGHVTPHGENTVLFDDGTGEITAFDPHDLEKGGLPPTHTFKTPEPHHGVAVILSDGTLLETRGNPDTRTGAVALQGDREIAVNQDCPGVHGEAVAADEVVILGCENGVITFADGRFTKIASPTPYGRVGNTRGHEDSPVVLGDMKIDADAEHERPEQFALIDTVTDQMKIVRLPAGVSYWFRSLGRGPQAEALIMGTDGKLHVFDPVSGDVVKSIAVSEPWTEPDDWQQPGPAVFTRGDAVYVSDPAAKQIHLVDLAGGTVTESVTLEQTPNELSGAVGHDH, from the coding sequence ATGTCCCACTCGCGGTGGATGTACCGCGTCGGAGCCGTGACGTGCGCGGCGGTTGCACTGACCGCATGCTCATCCGGCGGTGACAATGCAGGCAGCCCCACCCCGTCCGACGGCGCCTCGGATTCGGCTGCTGCCGGTGCGCCGATCGTCGAGCCGTTGGTCGCGACCTACGACGGCGGGCTCTATGTGCTCGATGGGCGCACACTGGAAGTCGAACAGGACATTCCGCTCGACGGATTCCTGCGCGTGAATCCGGCCGGGGACAGCGCGCATGTGCTGGTCACCACCAGCGCGGGATTCCGAATCCTGGACGCTGCGAGCGGCCGGCTGACCGAGGACACCTTCCCCGCCGTCGATGCCGGTCATGTCACCCCGCATGGGGAGAACACGGTCCTGTTCGACGACGGTACCGGTGAGATCACCGCGTTCGACCCACACGATCTGGAAAAGGGCGGCCTGCCGCCGACGCACACCTTCAAGACTCCTGAGCCGCACCATGGCGTCGCGGTGATCCTCTCGGATGGAACACTTCTGGAGACCAGGGGTAACCCGGACACCAGGACCGGTGCCGTTGCGCTGCAGGGGGATCGGGAGATCGCAGTCAATCAGGATTGCCCGGGTGTGCACGGTGAGGCGGTGGCCGCCGACGAGGTGGTGATCCTGGGCTGCGAGAACGGCGTGATCACCTTCGCCGACGGCCGATTCACCAAGATCGCCAGCCCGACACCGTATGGCAGGGTCGGCAACACCCGTGGTCACGAGGACTCACCGGTGGTGTTGGGAGACATGAAGATCGACGCCGATGCCGAACACGAACGCCCCGAGCAGTTCGCCCTCATCGATACCGTCACCGACCAGATGAAGATCGTCCGGTTGCCGGCCGGGGTCAGCTACTGGTTCAGGTCGCTCGGGCGCGGCCCGCAGGCCGAGGCACTGATCATGGGGACCGACGGCAAGCTGCACGTCTTCGACCCCGTCAGCGGCGACGTGGTGAAATCGATCGCGGTGAGCGAACCCTGGACCGAGCCCGACGACTGGCAGCAGCCCGGTCCCGCCGTGTTCACCCGGGGAGACGCCGTGTACGTCTCCGATCCGGCTGCCAAGCAGATCCACCTGGTGGATCTGGCGGGCGGCACCGTCACCGAATCGGTGACCTTGGAGCAGACGCCCAACGAGCTGAGCGGGGCAGTCGGCCACGACCACTGA
- the aztC gene encoding zinc ABC transporter substrate-binding protein AztC, whose protein sequence is MRRLHALLLTLVMAVMTACGSGTAHDGDIVVTTNILGDVVRHIVGDTAPVRVLMQAGADPHSFGISAQDAAAMNDASLIIHNGLGLEENLVCNVEGAAAHGVPTLAVGEHIDPIRYTDGENAGSPDPHFWTDPQRILMAVDVIEQALLRDVAGIDRVALSRNAEAYREQLRALDRHMLDGFAALPADRRKLVTNHHVLGYLAQRFDFDVIGAVVPSGTTLAAPSPSDLQSLVGAIEDARVPAIFVDSSQPDKLARVLAEDAGVRVRIIGLYSESLSAPGTPGATYLDMMRANTDAIVTGLR, encoded by the coding sequence GTGAGGCGCCTGCATGCGCTGCTGTTGACGCTCGTCATGGCGGTGATGACAGCATGCGGCAGCGGCACAGCTCACGACGGTGACATTGTGGTGACCACGAACATCTTGGGCGATGTGGTCCGCCATATCGTCGGCGACACCGCACCCGTCCGGGTGCTCATGCAGGCGGGTGCCGACCCGCACTCCTTCGGAATCTCCGCCCAGGACGCCGCCGCCATGAACGACGCCTCGCTGATCATCCACAACGGTCTGGGCCTGGAAGAGAACCTCGTTTGCAATGTGGAAGGTGCTGCCGCCCACGGTGTTCCGACGCTGGCGGTCGGTGAGCACATCGACCCGATCCGCTACACAGACGGGGAGAACGCAGGTTCGCCGGACCCACACTTCTGGACGGATCCGCAGCGCATCCTCATGGCGGTCGACGTCATCGAACAGGCGCTGCTGCGCGATGTCGCCGGTATCGACCGGGTGGCCTTGTCCCGCAACGCCGAAGCCTATCGCGAGCAGCTGCGTGCACTCGACCGGCATATGTTGGACGGATTCGCGGCGCTGCCTGCCGATCGCCGCAAGCTGGTCACCAACCACCATGTGCTCGGATATCTGGCGCAGCGGTTCGATTTCGACGTGATCGGCGCGGTGGTGCCCAGCGGAACCACCCTGGCCGCCCCCAGTCCGTCGGATCTGCAGTCGCTGGTCGGTGCGATCGAGGATGCCCGGGTGCCGGCGATCTTCGTCGACTCGTCTCAGCCGGACAAACTCGCTCGCGTGCTGGCCGAGGACGCCGGCGTGCGAGTGCGCATCATCGGCCTCTACAGCGAGTCCCTCTCTGCACCAGGAACTCCGGGTGCGACCTATCTGGACATGATGCGCGCCAACACCGACGCCATCGTCACCGGCCTGCGATAG